AAAAAGAGCTCTTGAACGACCAGAAATTCGAGGCCTTTCATGGCTTCGTCCAAATGGTTCCAGTCCGGATCGCTGAGCCTTGGATTTTCACCGATAACATAAAGCCCCTTGAGTTTGCCTTCCATCATAGCCGGAATCATGTCGGTAATGGTCAGGCCTGTTTTTTCCGGCAGGACTTTGCCCCACGCGTTTGAAAATTTTTCCCTGATTTGGGGATCCGCCACCGGCTGGTACCCGGTGTATACATTGGGAAGGCCCCCCATGTCACAGGCTCCCTGCACATTGTTTTGGCCCCGCAAAGGATTGACGCCGCCGCTGCGAACCCCTACATTGCCGCACAACATCGCCAGATTGCAGCAGGACTTCACATTGTCGACGCCGGTGGTGTGCTGGGTGATGCCCATGGCGTAGAGTAATGAAGCCGGCGGATGGGTGGCGTATAGTTCGGCCATTCTTTCGATATCGGAGGGCGGAACGCCGGTAATACTCTGGACGTATTCGGGCGTGTACGTTTCGATGTGCGCTTTCATCGCTTCAAAATCTTCGGTACGGTCGCTGATGTACGGCAGGTCGTGCCAGTCGTTTTTAATGATGACGTGCATCATGCCGTTGAGCAGGGCCACGTCGCTTCCCAGACGATGCTGAACCGCGATATCGGCAAAACGGCTCAACTGAATGTTCCTGGGATCGGCGACAATCAGTTTGGCGCCCTTTTCTTTGGCCTTGAAAATCCGGCGGGCCACCAGGGGATGGCAGGCGGTCGTGTTTGAACCGATGACAAAGATACATCCCGCGTCTTCGATTTCGGCAATGGAATTCGTCATGGCGCCACTTCCAAAGGCTGCGGCCAGACCGACCACTGTGGAGGAATGTCAGAGCCGTGCGCAGTGGTCGACATTGTTGGTGCCGATCACCGCCCGGGCGAATTTTTGCGCCAGATAATTCTCTTCGTTGGTTATCTTGGCGGAGACCAGAACGCCCACGCTGTCCGGCCCGTACGTGTCAATGATGTCGCCAAAACGACTCGCAACGATCTGAATGGCTTCAGGCCAGTCCGTCTTAATGAACCGGCCGAAGGTTTTGACCAGGGGTTGTTTCAAACGCATGAAGCTATTGACGTGCTCATGCAGATTCCAGCCCTTGACACACAGTCTGCCCTCGTTGACCGGGTGGGTCTTTAAAGGCAGCGTGCTCTCGATTTTCCCATCGATAACTTCATACAACACACCGCAGCCCGTTCCACAGTAGGAACAGATCGAAGGAACGAATCGGCAATCCATTTTTTCCTCTCCCCTACTTTAGCAGTTCAAGCGCTATATCCTATGAAAATCAACTCCCTTCAGTTAAAGCCGAAAGCTTGTGAGGTCCAATCGGGGGCCAAGTGAAAATCAGCTTATAGGCCATACCTCACAGCTGATAGCCGGCTATGAGCTATCCCCTGGAAACCTCAACCCTTTTTTTGCCCATGCATCGGTTTCGGTTCCAAGGTCACGTCGCCGCCGATCATGTTGAAGGGTGACCGACCGTCACTCACACCGGTCTCATAATCGAACAGATCGATGCAAAGCTCGTTGACCTTGCGGTACAACAGCCGAAGCGGGATATCTACGGGGCAGGCATCTTCACACAAGCCACAGTCGATGCAGCGACCCGCCATATGTACGGCCCGAACCAGGTGAAAAATCGGCACGTCCGGCGGCAATTTCCCCGTACCGACCAGGTCCTTGTGCTCGAGGCTGCAATCATCACAAAAACAGACCGGACAGATGTTCCGGCAGCCATAGCACTTCAGACATTTTCGGAACTCGTACATCCACCGTGAAAACCGCTCGTGGTCCGGGTAGTCCTCCAGGGTTTCGAGCGATTGGGTGCCGTCAATGCCGACCTTCTTTTTGTGCAGACCCGGCGATGGCGCGTTCAGGTATGAACAGTCGGCATGTTTTTTAAGAATTGAAGGACAGCAGTTGGCGCTGACTGTCCGGATGTTTTCCGGATCGAGTTTATTCCAGATGCTCAAGACCTTCAGGGCCCGCTGATTGCAGTCGCGGGCCAGCATACCGATCTTGACATCCGGTTGCCGGTCGGATAGATGCACGGCTATTTTCTCGAGGGGATACCGGGCAGCCCCGTCCACCATATCGTTGACGTCATCCAATCTCTCCTTGACAAAGCAATACGGCAGGGGGTGGCCGTAAAACGATTTATACCCCAGGAACACGTCGATGGCACCTTCTTCAAGCCACTTTTTCACCGTAGCCTGCATCGAGTCCTCCTTCCAGCGGCTGTCTGTACGACGTCAGGGGGTTTGGTCCGAGAGATCTGATCTTTTCGGTAAAGTCCGTTACCACTTGCACGAACTTCTGGGCTTCAGCCGACGATATCCATTCCAGCTGCACCCTTCCCTCAAATCCCGTGAAGGCCAGTAATTCCTGAATAAACGTCATGCGCTTGATGGTCATGTGATTACCATACAGGTAATGACAATCTCCGATGTGTCACCCTCCCACGAGTACGCCGTCCGCTCCGCTCTGCAACGCCCGCAAAATATGATGCGGCGAAACCGTGGCCGAACACATCACTCTGACCGGCCGGATGTTGGGCGGATACGCCAGGCGGCTGACACCGGCCAAATCCGCCGCTCCATAAGCGCACCAGTTACATAAAAAGGCAATGATTCTCGGTTCGAATGAATTTGTTTCCATTTTATCCATCCCTATGTCAGCTGATCATTTCATATACCTCAGGCCCGCATGG
The genomic region above belongs to Deltaproteobacteria bacterium and contains:
- the fdhF gene encoding formate dehydrogenase subunit alpha, whose protein sequence is MDCRFVPSICSYCGTGCGVLYEVIDGKIESTLPLKTHPVNEGRLCVKGWNLHEHVNSFMRLKQPLVKTFGRFIKTDWPEAIQIVASRFGDIIDTYGPDSVGVLVSAKITNEENYLAQKFARAVIGTNNVDHCARLUHSSTVVGLAAAFGSGAMTNSIAEIEDAGCIFVIGSNTTACHPLVARRIFKAKEKGAKLIVADPRNIQLSRFADIAVQHRLGSDVALLNGMMHVIIKNDWHDLPYISDRTEDFEAMKAHIETYTPEYVQSITGVPPSDIERMAELYATHPPASLLYAMGITQHTTGVDNVKSCCNLAMLCGNVGVRSGGVNPLRGQNNVQGACDMGGLPNVYTGYQPVADPQIREKFSNAWGKVLPEKTGLTITDMIPAMMEGKLKGLYVIGENPRLSDPDWNHLDEAMKGLEFLVVQELFLSETAQVADVVLAAASVAEKEGTFTNTERRCMRIHEAIPPVENTLPDWKIISMLSSAMGYAMNYENPEQIFDEMTALTPKSYAGMTYDRLGINGLQWPCPDASHPGTPYLHKGGFARGKGKFHAVSYRDPAEIPDKDYPYFLTTGRMFAHFHTGTMTRISPHLDVEQSTGYVSMHPEDARSLSIGNGDILLVSSRRGEMEAPARITSSVPPGVVFLPIHFGENPPNVLTDADAYDPLAKIPEFKVSAVKIRKTNQR
- a CDS encoding 4Fe-4S dicluster domain-containing protein: MQATVKKWLEEGAIDVFLGYKSFYGHPLPYCFVKERLDDVNDMVDGAARYPLEKIAVHLSDRQPDVKIGMLARDCNQRALKVLSIWNKLDPENIRTVSANCCPSILKKHADCSYLNAPSPGLHKKKVGIDGTQSLETLEDYPDHERFSRWMYEFRKCLKCYGCRNICPVCFCDDCSLEHKDLVGTGKLPPDVPIFHLVRAVHMAGRCIDCGLCEDACPVDIPLRLLYRKVNELCIDLFDYETGVSDGRSPFNMIGGDVTLEPKPMHGQKKG
- a CDS encoding hydrogenase iron-sulfur subunit, which produces METNSFEPRIIAFLCNWCAYGAADLAGVSRLAYPPNIRPVRVMCSATVSPHHILRALQSGADGVLVGGUHIGDCHYLYGNHMTIKRMTFIQELLAFTGFEGRVQLEWISSAEAQKFVQVVTDFTEKIRSLGPNPLTSYRQPLEGGLDAGYGEKVA